GGGGTTTTTTGACGGTTGCAGCTGCAGCTTTCTTTGCCATGGGGTTTCCCTACTAGAAAGGCTATCCAATGTAAAAATGGGTCACAAAAATCCGATTTCCGGAACGCGTCGATTAAAGAAGTTTGCCACGTTTTTTCAAGACAGCCAAAGCGTAAAACGCCCTTTTTACCGGGAAATTGAAGGAAAATTGCCGGAAATTCGGTCTGGCGACCTCGAAATAGGGCCAAACAACCCTTTTTTTTAAGGGCCAAACCTGCCTCGGGCACCCATTTTAAGCCCCATTTTCTCGCTTCAAATGTCCTGTTTGGTCCAATCTGCGTACTTCTCATCCGCTAGCAGGCTTCTCTAGACCGCACGAAATGCCCTAACAAATCGACGGTCTATAATCGACAAAACTTGTTTTCCTAACGGAAGCTGGAATAGAGTACATTATCAGCGTGTTGATTTTTCTACCGCTGTTGCAATTTGAGAAACTCAACAAGCCGTTAAGCTTCAGCAGAGGCTTTACGTGGCTGGACCGCCGCGGGTGACCGCTTTTCTTCCCTCAATGGAAATGCAGGGCATGCTCATGTATCGGAATCTTCAGACTCAACCTTCCGCTAGCACCCGCCAAAGCGTGGCTTGTTCTGGCTGGGGCAGATTATTCACTCTGGCGTGGGTTATGGGCTTGGGGATTCTTTTGCTGCCGCAGGGCACCGCCCAGGCTTCCTCCCTAGGTGGGCTGACCTGCGACCTCATGCTTGCTGCCAATGCCACCGGGCAATTCGATGAGGACGAACAGAACGATCTCGAGTCTTCCTTCTTTCTGCCCATTCCGCGCGAAGAGCGGATGCGTTTGGTACGGATCAACGATTTCACCGCCGAACAGCGTTGGACCGATGCCGCCCAAGACTTAATCGAAATACTGGCCGTCGAGGACAACGAAGACTACCTGGTTCCGCTGGAAACGAGTGACGGAACCACCTCGGAAAGTGTCAAAACGTCGACGCTCAAGCTCGTTAAGACCTTGCCTTCCCAAGTTCTGGAAGCCTACTTGCTGCTGGTCGGGGGCGAACCCGATGCCATGCTGCAGAATGCGTTGACCACCAACAACCAGCGCGAACTGGCCAACGTCGCCCGCCGATTTATTTTCACCCCTGCCGGCGAGAAAGCGGCCATCATTCTGGCCCGCAAAGCGATGGACAACCGGCAGTGGGAAGGAGCTTTGCTCGACCTGAACCGCCTCGACTTCAAGCCGGATAATACCCGCCACTATCGGAACGAAACCAACCTCATGAAGGCGATCTGCCTGAAGGAAGTAGGGCAAGTCGAATCAGCGAATGAAATCATCGACAACCTGCTGAAGGAAAAGCAACTAGAGCAACTTCTGCCCAAGTCGATGATTGCCAATAAGAACGCCCAGCAAATTCTCGACCAGCTGACCCAAGTCGGCTCGCTCAGCGAGTTCCCTCCTTATGCTTGGACAATGTTCCAAGGCTCGGAATCACGCACCGCCCCTTCTCGTGGCAGTGAACCGCTCCAGGAAGTCCAGTGGAACGCTCGCATGGCACTCAGCCGGCAACAGCAAGATGAAATTCACAAATCGGTACAGCATTTTCGCGACAACCGCGTCCCGATCTTCCCTGCCATCCATCCGGTGCTGGTTGCCAACCAAGTCATTTTTCGCACTCCTGGCGGTCTGTTGGCCACCGATATCCATAGCGGGAAGGTTTTGTGGAAGTTTCCGTGGGATACCGTCGAGCTCGACTTGTCCGAACGAGAAGATGATGTCATCTCCACCATTTTCCCTGGGCTGGGCAAAGAGTTTGAACGCGCGATCTGGTCTGACGCTCGTTCTGGGTTGATCTCGTCGGATGGCAAACGCTTGTTCTACGTTCACGAGCAAAGCTCGCCCGAAGATGCCATGGGAGCAATGTTGGCGCCAGGCAACATGCAAGGAGGCGGCCTTTTTTCCGGTCAGCAGAACCACCTGTATTGCTTCGATATCGAACGAGAAGGAGCCATCTTGTGGCAATTGGGTGGGATCGCTGCCGACCCCATTCAAGAAGAAAACCAGCTTTCTGAGGCCCGTTTTCTTGGTCCGCCACTTCCCATTGGCAAAGACTTGTTTGTCTTGGCTGGGATCATCGATGAAATTCGTTTGCTTTGTCTCGATGCGGAAACGGGCCAAATCAATTGGACCCAACAGTTGGCCCGCCAAACGGCCGCCTCGCCGGGAGACGTCTTGGCCAACTTGATGCAAGCGGCCACCCCTTCGCACAAAGGGGGCATCTTGGTTTGTCCCACCAACACCGGAGCCATCGTTGCGGTCGACTTGGCTAATCGCACGCTCTTGTGGGGCTTTCAATACAAAGAACCCAATCGCAATCGCCCGACTCGCCGTATCACCAGCAACAACCAAGGGGAAGATATCCTCTCCATGGCCGACCGCTGGAGCGACGGGACGCCGATCATCCATCAAGGCAAAGTCTTAGTCACGCCAACCGATTCCGACTACCTCTACTGCCTCGACCTGTTAACCGGCGAGAAGCTCTGGGAAAGCCCTCGGCGCGACAACATTGCTTTGGTCACCGTCGAAGAGAACATCGCCATGGTTGTCGGCAAAACGTCGGTGAGCGGGATTGATATCGAAACGGGCGAACCCGCCTGGACGCCGGAGAAATCGGAACTTCCCGAACAGGCTTTGCCTAGCGGATTTGGCTTTCGTTTGGGTAGCAAATATTACTTACCCACCATCCGCAATCAGATCATTCCGATCGACATCACCACCGGGCGCCAAGACACCCCGATCGAAGCCGTGGGCGAACTGGGCAACATGGTCTGTTATCAAGACTATGTCATTTCGGTCAGCCCTGAATACGTCACCGCTTACAAACAAATCGACGCGCTCCGACGCGAAGTCCAGGCCCGCCTCGACAAAAACCCCGACGACGCCGAAGCCCTCCGCTTGGTCGGCAAATTGCAGAAGCACGACGGTGACTTAGAGACCGCATTGCGTTCGCTGCAACGTTCGCTGGAACTAGAAGCATCGGAAGAAACACGCACCCAGCTTGTGCTGACCGGCTTGGCGGCGCTGAACGACGACTTCACCAAGTTTCGCGATCTCGTTCCACAAATGGAAACTTTGGTAACCACGAACGACGAGAAGATCTCGCTCGCACGATTGACGGCCCGCGGTTTAGACGGGGAAGGAAAATATCAAGAGGCGCTAGCGCACTACTTCGATTTCCTTAACCTGACCGACGAATACCTTCAATCTCAGGTCACCCCTAACGATCTGATCATCCGCGACTTTGCCCCAGAGATTGAAGTGACCGCCGATCGCTGGGCCCGGGGCATGATCAGCCAAATGTACGACGCGATGCCTGCCGCAGAAAAGCAGCAGGCCAACCAGCAAGTCCAAGCCCGCTTGAACAAACTACTTGCCGGGGAAGGGGACCACACCGCCACATTAAGACGCTTTATCGATCGCTTCCCTCGCTTCCCAGTCACGCAGGAAGCCAGGCTGAAACTGGCCACGTCGTACTTGACCTCTGGTAAGATCATGCAAGGAGAAGCGGTCCTACGTCCGTTGCTAACCGCCGACCTTCCAGCCGAGCAGCTTGGCCCCTTGGTTTACTTGCAGGCGAAAGGTCTCAAAGAAGCTGGTCTCGAGGACGAGTCGGCCCAGTGGTTTGCCCTGTTGATCGATCAATATGCCAGTATCCCGGTCGACGGCAAGCGTTCCGGCAGCCAAGTGGTCGCCCTCGAACAGTGGGACCCGGTGGCCTTGGCACTTGTGCGCAACAAACAGCTCTGGCCATACACCCAGGCCCAAGCCACAGATAAAAAGCTCGAAAACACTACCTTCACGCAAGCCAATTTTCCTCTCCGCTTGCATGAACAAAATTCGGAGCTGCCTACCGACTACTCGTTGCTGCTCGATACCGAAGCGAATCTGATCATCGTCCGGGATGAATTTGGAAACACCGTCGTCCGGATTCCCTTCACGCCCCAAAGCCGTCGCAAGCTCTATCAACCTCAAGTCTGGGCTTTGCACGCCACGCAAATGGGTCACCTGCTCATCTTTTCGCTCGGCAGCGAACTACAAGCATTTAACATGATGCCGCGGCTTCCGAGTGAAGAGTCGCCGCGTTTGCTCTGGACTGCCGACCTGCATAATGGCCTGGGTGGCTCTTCTCGACGCGCCCGCGAGTTTGACGCCCATACCAACCCGTATAATCCCTTCGCTGGGATGCAACCAATTGCCCGTGATGTCACGACCCAGAGGTCGATTGGACTATTTGCGTGCAACGAAGATTTGATCTGTTATCAGGTCGGCACCCGCTTGTACTGTCGTGATCCCGAAACCGGAGCGATCTTCTGGGAACGGGACGACGTAGAACTTGGTTGCGAACTGGTCCTTACCGATCGTTATATCGTTGCCATTCCGGAAGACGCCAAATCGTCACGCAGTGAAGTAGGAAATACCGTCAACGCGCTGGTCCTTTCTGCCGACAACGGCGAGTTGATCGACACGGTCGAGTTGCCAAGCAGCGATCGAATCTGGACGGTCCGCGATGGCGTTGTGCTGGCCTGGGAGAAAAAGCCGAAGGAAGAACCCCAAGGGCTCGAGGCTTTTGACGCCGTGACCGGAGAGAAAGTCTGGCATCGCACATTTGCAGCCGATTCAGGGACGAAGGGTGTCTTGCTGCAACGCCACCCCCGTTTGGTTACCTTAAACAAAGCAGGCGAATTAAACGTTACCAATATCCCTACCGGTGAAGTGCTGCACGAACAAGTTCTGGCAGACAAGGTAGACATCTTACAATTGAAAGCAGTCGAATCGGACGATCAATACCTGATCGCCGTTTATCAAGATGAGAAGCCTAACCCTCACTTCAAAAGCATTCCGTACAACACCAACGAGAAGCTGTTGCGAGGTGAGATCTACGCGTTCGATGCCAAGACCAACCAGCCTCAGTGGGATACGCCGGCTTTGGTTCACGACAATTACCTGGTCGAAAGTTATCAATCGAGCGGCCTGCCGGTAATCGCTTTATTGGCTCGCATTCATCGCCCGGATGCCCGGACACCGCAAACCAATTCAATGCTGGAAGTGCTGCTGATCGATAAGCGCGATGGTCGCGTCCTCTATCGGCAAGAGTTCAGCGAGATCAGCAGCACCTTTAGTCTTTTCGGTAATCCGGCAGACTCTTCGGTTCACTTGAAGTTGGTTGGTCGAGAAATCACCTTGAATTTCGATTCCAACCAGGCCCCGGCGCCGGCCCCTCCGGCGGCGACCGAAGCGGACTACACTTTCCCCGCCAACGCAGGGAAAGAGCAAGACCCGGAAAAGCAATAACCCCCCTTTTCGAGGCTACCGAGACATTTCATTTATGTTGTGATTTCGCGCAGTACAAGTTACGATTAGCGTGTTAAAGTTTAAGGATCCGGAAATCGATTCCGTGTCATAATCGCTTTAACCGCTTCTTCTCCTAGATCTCTCACAGAACGGAAAGAGCCTGGATGTCCGAATCAGAGTTCGCCGAATCGGCGATCGAGAAAATATCTGTCGCGCGTACGCGGATCTTAGACCAACTGGGCCAGGTCATCGTGGGCCAGTCGGAAGTGATCGAGGAACTCCTCATCTGCTTGATGAGCCGTGGGCATTGCCTTTTAGAAGGTGCCCCAGGGCTGGCCAAGACGCTGATGATCAGCACCCTTTCCAAGGTGCTTGAACTGAGCTTCAGCCGCATTCAGTTCACGCCCGACTTGATGCCGGCGGACATCACCGGGACAGAAATCATTGAAGAGAATAAGACGACCGGCAATCGCGAGTTCCGCTTTTTGCAAGGGCCGCTCTTTTCGCACGTGATTCTGGCTGACGAAATCAACCGAACGCCTCCCAAAACGCAAGCCGCTTTGCTGGAAGCGATGCAGGAACGAACGGTGACCGTGGGACGCGTTCGCCACGAACTGGCCGATCCGTTCTTCGTGCTGGCCACCCAAAACCCGATTGAACAAGAAGGGACCTATCCGCTGCCCGAAGCGCAGCAGGACCGCTTCATGTTCAAGGTGTTTGTGAAGTACCCAACCTTCGACGACGAATTCGAGATCGCCCGCCGCACGACCGTGAAACAATCGGTCAAGCTGGAACCGGTCCTCACCGCCGAAGAATTGATCGAACTGCAAAGCCTGGTGCGCGACGTGCCAGCTTCCGATCATGTGATTCGCTATGCGATCACGCTGGTCCGCCAGACTCGCGTCGGCGAACCAGGCATTCCCGACTTCATTCCCGAGATGCTCTCGTGGGGAGCCGGCCCGCGTAGCGTGCAGTTTTTGATTTTAGGCGGCAAAGCCCGCGCACTGCTGCATGGACGTACGCATGTCACGACCGACGATATCCAAGCTTTGGCTAAGCCGGTGCTGCGTCACCGCATCGTGCTGAATTACGGCGCGGAAAGCGAAGGCATCTCGGCCGACGACGTGATCGATCGGATTTTGAAGGAAACGCCCGCCAAAGAGGATCAGCTAACCAGCGATGCCCGATTCCAAAAAATATTTGCATCCTGAGACACTCGGGCGGATTTCCAAATTGGAACTTCGCGCCCGGCATGTAGTTGAAGGCTTTCTCTCCGGTACTCATCGCAGCCCCTACTTCGGGCAGTCGATCGAGTTTCTCCAGCATCGCGAATACGCGACCGGGGACGATCTGCGCCATATCGACTGGAAGGTATGGGGCAAGCACAACAAGTACTTTATCAAGCAGTACGAAGAGTACACCAACCTCCGCTGCATGATGCTGGTCGATGCTTCGGCGAGCATGAGCTACGGCAACGGTCCGCTGACCAAGTACGACTACGGCTGCACGATTGCGGCTTCGCTGGCCTATTTGATTTTGAAACAGCAAGACGCGGTCGGCTGTGCCGTGTTTGACGATCGGATTCGTTACCGCGTGCCGGTGCTCAGCAAACGGACCCACTTGAACACCATCGTCGACGCCCTGGCCAACCAGTCGCCGCGCGACAAAACCGATATGCAGACTATCTGTCGCCAATTTGCCGAAGGCTACACGAGCCGCGGTTTGGTCGTGATGATTTCCGATTTCTTCGGCGATCAAGAAGCGACCGCCAAAGGACTGCGTATTCTGCGGCAACGGGGACACGATGTCATGGTCTTCCATGTGATGGACGACGACGAACTCGACTTTCCTTTTTCCGGTTCAACCCGGTTTGAAGGCCTGGAAAACGCCGACCATCTGACATGTAACCCCCGTGCCCTACGCGAAGGTTATTTGGAAGCGGTTAACGAGTTCACGTCGGGTATGCGGCGCGAATGCAGCAAGAATACGATCGATTACGCCCTGGTTCGGACCCGCGATTCGCTCGCCACGGTTCTGACGACCTACCTTTCCAATCGATTGGGAATGCATCACCGTAACTAAGTTCGAGGCGTAATGCTTTTTGTATATTCAGCTCTGGCTTGGGGTTTCGCCCTGATTTCGCTTCCCGTGTTGATCCACTTGATCAACATGATGCGGCATCGTCGTGTCCAATGGGCAGCGATGGATTTTCTCATGCAGAGCCACCGCCGCATGAAGCATTGGGTCATGATCCGGCAGTTACTTCTGCTGCTGACCCGCATGGCGGCGATAGCCCTGATTGTGGCCATGTTGGCCGGACTGATCACCACGCAAACGTGGTCGAACATGCTGGCCGATCGGGTCACGCACCATTTGATTTTGCTGGACGATACGTTCTCGATGGGGGAACGTTTGGGGGGCGATACGGCCTTCGATGCCGGCATTCAAACGACCAATCGCCTGATCGAACAGCTCGCCGAGCAAGACCAGCCGCAGCGAATCTCGGTGATGCTTTACTCCGATATCCTTCGTAACGGTCCGGAAGAAGCGGCCCCGAACCTGGCCTCGCGCATGCGGGTCGATATGGATTCGACCAGCATCACCAAACTACAAGAATTGCTTGGTACACTCAGCCCCACCGAGCAAACGGTTCCCCTGGCTGAAGTGCTGCAGCGTGGCAGTGAAGTCGCTGCGCAGTTCGACCAAACCGAAGTTGCCAAGCTGTACCTGGTTTCCGACTTCCGCGAAAAAGACTGGGGGGCAGAAGCCGCCGTCCGCGATCCTCTGGCTCGCCTGGAAGAACGCTCGGTCGAGATGAACTGGATCAATTGTGCCCGGCTACCGCAAGACAACTTGGCAATTACCGATGTAACGGTCGGCAATGGAACCATCGTCCCTGGCGTACCGACGATTGTGAAGGTTTCGGTCCGCAATTTTGGCGAGCAAGCCGCGATGGACGTCCGTCTGCAAGTCGACTTGTTTGGCTCGTCCTCGGGCAATGCCGACATTTCCCAGGCCGGTCATAGCCTCGAGCGTCTTGGCGAGCAGCTTCCGATTAACTTCGATGAAATCCCTGCCGGCGATCAAGTCACACGGCAAACGCAAATCATCTTTCCAGCCGATGGCTCGCAGGTCTTGTCCTTTCATCTGCCCGACGACGCACTTTTGCTCGACAACAACCGCTACGTGGCGGTCGACGTGCAGTCTTCGATTCCGGTTTTGATTGTCGATGGCGATCCGAAGTTGACCAATGCGTTTTACCTGCAGTCGGTTTTCAATCCGGCACCCAACGTCACCACCGGTGTCACACCGACCACCAGCAGCACCAGCTTCCTGACCTCGGCGGAACTGAAAGACCTGCAGAAGTTCGAGAACATTTTCATCATCGATCCCCCACAATTTGACGAGCGGGTCATCACCACGCTCAAGCAGTACGTCGAATCTGGCGGTGGACTTATTTGGTACCTTGGCCCTGGCACGAACGAAATCGGCCTGAGCGACCTTACGACCGCAGGACTTCTGCCCGCGAATTTGCAAGCCGTTGAAGAGTTGGAACAAAACATTCCCGATGGTCCGCCCGACTTTGTTCCTGGCGACAACCCGGTCTTCCGCATCTTCGCTGGCGAAAAGAATCCTTTCCTGCGGCGATTGATCGTCAGCAAGTACTTCCCGGTTCCGCCAGAATTTTTAAGCGAGAAACCAGCCGACGTGCAAATTCTCGGCAGCCTCCGCAACGACGCCCCTTTGGTCGTGCAGCAACCGCTGGGACAAGGGCAAGTCGTCACCTTTTTGACATCGCTCGGTCCGCAATGGAACAGTTGGGCCACCAATCCCAGTTTCATCGTCACCGTGCTCGAACTGCGTAACTACAGCAGCAAGTCGCGGGTCAGTGGTGCTGCGTTACCAGTCGGTTCAGAGATCGCGGTGATCGCACCGCTGTCGGAATACCGCTCGGACGTGCAGTTTTATGCCCCTGGGTTTGTGGCACCAGGCACTTCGCAGTTGCCGACGGTTCGCAGCGAACGGGTTGAATTCGCGACCCTTGGTGGCACGCTCGACGGCA
The sequence above is drawn from the Bremerella cremea genome and encodes:
- a CDS encoding PQQ-binding-like beta-propeller repeat protein; translated protein: MYRNLQTQPSASTRQSVACSGWGRLFTLAWVMGLGILLLPQGTAQASSLGGLTCDLMLAANATGQFDEDEQNDLESSFFLPIPREERMRLVRINDFTAEQRWTDAAQDLIEILAVEDNEDYLVPLETSDGTTSESVKTSTLKLVKTLPSQVLEAYLLLVGGEPDAMLQNALTTNNQRELANVARRFIFTPAGEKAAIILARKAMDNRQWEGALLDLNRLDFKPDNTRHYRNETNLMKAICLKEVGQVESANEIIDNLLKEKQLEQLLPKSMIANKNAQQILDQLTQVGSLSEFPPYAWTMFQGSESRTAPSRGSEPLQEVQWNARMALSRQQQDEIHKSVQHFRDNRVPIFPAIHPVLVANQVIFRTPGGLLATDIHSGKVLWKFPWDTVELDLSEREDDVISTIFPGLGKEFERAIWSDARSGLISSDGKRLFYVHEQSSPEDAMGAMLAPGNMQGGGLFSGQQNHLYCFDIEREGAILWQLGGIAADPIQEENQLSEARFLGPPLPIGKDLFVLAGIIDEIRLLCLDAETGQINWTQQLARQTAASPGDVLANLMQAATPSHKGGILVCPTNTGAIVAVDLANRTLLWGFQYKEPNRNRPTRRITSNNQGEDILSMADRWSDGTPIIHQGKVLVTPTDSDYLYCLDLLTGEKLWESPRRDNIALVTVEENIAMVVGKTSVSGIDIETGEPAWTPEKSELPEQALPSGFGFRLGSKYYLPTIRNQIIPIDITTGRQDTPIEAVGELGNMVCYQDYVISVSPEYVTAYKQIDALRREVQARLDKNPDDAEALRLVGKLQKHDGDLETALRSLQRSLELEASEETRTQLVLTGLAALNDDFTKFRDLVPQMETLVTTNDEKISLARLTARGLDGEGKYQEALAHYFDFLNLTDEYLQSQVTPNDLIIRDFAPEIEVTADRWARGMISQMYDAMPAAEKQQANQQVQARLNKLLAGEGDHTATLRRFIDRFPRFPVTQEARLKLATSYLTSGKIMQGEAVLRPLLTADLPAEQLGPLVYLQAKGLKEAGLEDESAQWFALLIDQYASIPVDGKRSGSQVVALEQWDPVALALVRNKQLWPYTQAQATDKKLENTTFTQANFPLRLHEQNSELPTDYSLLLDTEANLIIVRDEFGNTVVRIPFTPQSRRKLYQPQVWALHATQMGHLLIFSLGSELQAFNMMPRLPSEESPRLLWTADLHNGLGGSSRRAREFDAHTNPYNPFAGMQPIARDVTTQRSIGLFACNEDLICYQVGTRLYCRDPETGAIFWERDDVELGCELVLTDRYIVAIPEDAKSSRSEVGNTVNALVLSADNGELIDTVELPSSDRIWTVRDGVVLAWEKKPKEEPQGLEAFDAVTGEKVWHRTFAADSGTKGVLLQRHPRLVTLNKAGELNVTNIPTGEVLHEQVLADKVDILQLKAVESDDQYLIAVYQDEKPNPHFKSIPYNTNEKLLRGEIYAFDAKTNQPQWDTPALVHDNYLVESYQSSGLPVIALLARIHRPDARTPQTNSMLEVLLIDKRDGRVLYRQEFSEISSTFSLFGNPADSSVHLKLVGREITLNFDSNQAPAPAPPAATEADYTFPANAGKEQDPEKQ
- a CDS encoding AAA family ATPase, whose translation is MSESEFAESAIEKISVARTRILDQLGQVIVGQSEVIEELLICLMSRGHCLLEGAPGLAKTLMISTLSKVLELSFSRIQFTPDLMPADITGTEIIEENKTTGNREFRFLQGPLFSHVILADEINRTPPKTQAALLEAMQERTVTVGRVRHELADPFFVLATQNPIEQEGTYPLPEAQQDRFMFKVFVKYPTFDDEFEIARRTTVKQSVKLEPVLTAEELIELQSLVRDVPASDHVIRYAITLVRQTRVGEPGIPDFIPEMLSWGAGPRSVQFLILGGKARALLHGRTHVTTDDIQALAKPVLRHRIVLNYGAESEGISADDVIDRILKETPAKEDQLTSDARFQKIFAS
- a CDS encoding DUF58 domain-containing protein, which encodes MPDSKKYLHPETLGRISKLELRARHVVEGFLSGTHRSPYFGQSIEFLQHREYATGDDLRHIDWKVWGKHNKYFIKQYEEYTNLRCMMLVDASASMSYGNGPLTKYDYGCTIAASLAYLILKQQDAVGCAVFDDRIRYRVPVLSKRTHLNTIVDALANQSPRDKTDMQTICRQFAEGYTSRGLVVMISDFFGDQEATAKGLRILRQRGHDVMVFHVMDDDELDFPFSGSTRFEGLENADHLTCNPRALREGYLEAVNEFTSGMRRECSKNTIDYALVRTRDSLATVLTTYLSNRLGMHHRN
- a CDS encoding BatA domain-containing protein, with product MLFVYSALAWGFALISLPVLIHLINMMRHRRVQWAAMDFLMQSHRRMKHWVMIRQLLLLLTRMAAIALIVAMLAGLITTQTWSNMLADRVTHHLILLDDTFSMGERLGGDTAFDAGIQTTNRLIEQLAEQDQPQRISVMLYSDILRNGPEEAAPNLASRMRVDMDSTSITKLQELLGTLSPTEQTVPLAEVLQRGSEVAAQFDQTEVAKLYLVSDFREKDWGAEAAVRDPLARLEERSVEMNWINCARLPQDNLAITDVTVGNGTIVPGVPTIVKVSVRNFGEQAAMDVRLQVDLFGSSSGNADISQAGHSLERLGEQLPINFDEIPAGDQVTRQTQIIFPADGSQVLSFHLPDDALLLDNNRYVAVDVQSSIPVLIVDGDPKLTNAFYLQSVFNPAPNVTTGVTPTTSSTSFLTSAELKDLQKFENIFIIDPPQFDERVITTLKQYVESGGGLIWYLGPGTNEIGLSDLTTAGLLPANLQAVEELEQNIPDGPPDFVPGDNPVFRIFAGEKNPFLRRLIVSKYFPVPPEFLSEKPADVQILGSLRNDAPLVVQQPLGQGQVVTFLTSLGPQWNSWATNPSFIVTVLELRNYSSKSRVSGAALPVGSEIAVIAPLSEYRSDVQFYAPGFVAPGTSQLPTVRSERVEFATLGGTLDGKAVLAGVDKVTGKFLTGQAGVYEAWLTKVDGSNEVRRSTLVPDVPESDLLGMNETNLRQLYPSVTFNYFSASAWQYDDAAQQGTNWQTILLALVVGALLLEQVLAYYASYHPATAGGTAA